From Sceloporus undulatus isolate JIND9_A2432 ecotype Alabama chromosome 6, SceUnd_v1.1, whole genome shotgun sequence, one genomic window encodes:
- the CHRNE gene encoding acetylcholine receptor subunit epsilon: MGRWLWPWPWLWLGALLGWGPSSLGSPASASAAPEEELSQERRLFGRLFADYDRRLRPVKEEGAPPLEVAIKLTLTNLISLNEKLETLTTNVWLAQQWVDYRLNFSSQDYGGIGALRVPAESVWLPDIVLENNIDGNFEVAYSANVLIYPGGSVFWLPPAIYRSTCSIEVTFFPFDWQNCSLVFRSQTYNAKEVQLTFGPDDLTGVPVKEVIIDPAAFTENGEWAIRHRPARRQLAPVSGLEAPGFSEMHYFLIIQRKPLFYIINIIIPCVLISSLVVLVYFLPAESGGQKCTVSISVLLAQTVFLFLIAQQVPETSLSIPLIGKYLLFVMVVATLIVMNCVIVLNVALRSPNTHAMSQRLKHVFLEVLPKYLGANLEPAGEDSLGGPRPRRLSSFKIMLKAEEYILKKPRSELLFERQGPRHGLQRGPGRNAAYELDIGMTNTLYKNLATLAPEIKECVDACNFIAESTHEQSTNGAEMENWVMIGQW; this comes from the exons ATGGGGCGCTGGctctggccctggccctggctgtGGCTGGGGGCCCTGCTGGGCTGGGGCCCTTCTTCCCTGG GCTCCCCGGCATCTGCTTCGGCTGCTCCGGAGGAAGAGCTGAGCCAGGAGCGGCGTCTCTTCGGGCGCCTCTTCGCCGACTACGACCGGAGGCTGCGGCCGGTGAAGGAAGAAGGGGCTCCTCCGCTGGAGGTGGCCATCAAGCTGACCCTCACCAACCTCATCTCCCTG AACGAGAAGCTGGAGACCCTGACCACCAACGTCTGGCTGGCGCAG CAATGGGTCGACTACCGCCTGAACTTCAGCAGCCAAGACTACGGGGGGATCGGTGCCCTCCGGGTGCCAGCCGAGAGCGTCTGGCTGCCGGACATCGTCCTGGAGAACAA cATCGACGGCAACTTTGAGGTGGCCTACTCGGCCAACGTCCTGATCTACCCGGGGGGCTCCGTGTTCTGGCTGCCCCCCGCCATCTACCGCAGCACCTGCTCCATCGAGGTCACCTTCTtccccttcgactggcagaactGCTCCCTCGTCTTCCG CTCCCAGACCTACAACGCCAAGGAAGTGCAGCTCACCTTCGGCCCCGATGACCTGACGGGGGTCCCGGTGAAGGAGGTCATCATTGATCCGGCAGCTTTCACAG AGAATGGGGAGTGGGCCATCCGGCACCGTCCGGCCCGCCGGCAGCTGGCCCCGGTCTCCGGCCTGGAGGCCCCTGGCTTCTCTGAGATGCACTACTTCCTGATCATCCAGCGCAAGCCCCTCTTCtacatcatcaacatcatcatcccTTGTGTCCTCATCTCCTCTTTAGTGGTCCTGGTCTACTTCCTCCCGGCCGAAT CCGGAGGCCAGAAGTGTACGGTCAGCATCTCCGTCTTGCTGGCCCAGACCGTCTTCCTCTTCCTGATCGCCCAGCAGGTCCCAGAGACTTCGCTCAGCATCCCCCTCATTGGAAA GTACCTGCTCTTCGTGATGGTGGTGGCCACCCTGATCGTCATGAACTGTGTCATCGTGCTCAATGTGGCTCTGCGCAGCCCCAACACCCACGCCATGTCGCAGCGCCTCAAACAC GTCTTCCTGGAGGTCCTCCCCAAGTACCTGGGGGCCAATCTAGAGCCGGCGGGCGAGGATTCCTTGGGCGGCCCTCGGCCGCGGAGGCTCAGCTCCTTCAAGATCATGCTGAAGGCCGAGGAGTACATCCTGAAGAAGCCCCGCAGCGAACTCCTCTTTGAGCGCCAGGGGCCACGCCACGGACTCCAGCGGGGCCCTGGGCGCAACGCCGCTT ATGAGCTGGACATTgggatgaccaacaccttgtacaagAACCTGGCCACTTTGGCCCCAGAGATCAAGGAGTGCGTGGACGCCTGCAACTTCATCGCTGAGAGCACCCACGAACAAAGCACCAATGGGGCG gAGATGGAGAACTGGGTGATGATTGGGCAGTGGTGA
- the GP1BA gene encoding platelet glycoprotein Ib alpha chain, which yields MPRMPGRLRGRVPRSGPPGLPGPASEDCPHRRPQQPCCCQLLPSSPTALPGKERLDSVHLNWFEPSLAVALFPGGLYLGFCGERKGGRAASRKPQGPSATQRSAGYIGLWVRGEKKGWECSREEPRSKMLQDPPTAVLRLVLLTLLDRLVPPARATEAPELCEVEMNKIKDLLQVSCVEKGLAGLPAGLPTATGLLLLGSNRLGPRLSLAAFQPLAQLSELDLSNNSLSTLETGAPLPHLQQLALSHNALDSLPDFQGLPALTRLALGHNALTQLQEGAFRALGGLQDLQLQGNQLRRLPSGAFQGLQDLQDLDLSDNHLEALPWDLLAGLKALEILRLERNRLQTVPDGFFPEENTFVYVYLAENPWSCNCRLAYLQAWILDHDYSIYTRVQVAEKEVTENDPQSVKCQAPPKEKGRPVMLFKTACRKLGDSDGGEGEKEESPQSTHSTPLPPFLHSSGAHHDINHTSNHSLHTPPEHSHDCHSGHNCPHNSLPGPNCPQAHHHHGFPYILTQYTSSSHNRSHTCAQHHCSDHARSHSSFHCPFGTCLQNYASYTLLSGSHNHTLHHFHAPNSRTTSSHNSKGSLNSEPHCHLQVINHMWGHPTGHLGSCLCRPLYHVALS from the exons ATGCCCAGGATGCCTGGCAGGCTCCGAGGCAGAGTGCCCCGCTCTGGGCCCCCGGGGCTGCCGGGCCCTGCCTCCGAGGACTGCCCCCATCGCCGGCCCCAGCAGCCCTGCTGCTGCCAGCTGCTGCCCTCCTCACCCACGGCCCTGCCAG GCAAGGAGAGGTTAGACAGTGTGCACCTAAACTGGTTTGAACCCAGTTTAGCTGTTGCCCTCTTTCCTGGAGGGCTGTATCTGGGATTCtgtggggagaggaagggagggagggcagccTCCAGGAAACCACAAGGCCCTTCTGCTACTCAGCGATCAGCCGGGTACATTGGGCTCTGGGTTCGAGGGGAAAAGAAGGGCTGGGAGTGCAGCCGGGAGGAGCCCAGGAGCAAG atGCTGCAGGATCCCCCCACAGCCGTCCTCCGCCTTGTCCTCCTGACCCTCCTGGACCGGTTGGTCCCACCTGCAAGGGCCACAGAGGCCCCTGAGCTCTGCGAGGTGGAGATGAACAAGATCAAGGACCTGCTCCAAGTGAGCTGTGTGGAGAAGGGGCTTGCTGGGCTCCCTGCCGGGCTCCCAACTGCCACTGGCCTCCTCCTGCTGGGCTCCAACCGCCTGGGCCCCCGGCTCTCCCTGGCCGCCTTCCAGCCCCTGGCCCAGCTGAGCGAGCTGGACCTCTCCAACAACAGCCTCTCCACCCTGGAGACTGGTGCCCCACTGCCCCACCTCCAGCAACTGGCCCTCTCCCACAATGCCTTGGACAGCCTGCCGGACTTCCAGGGCCTGCCTGCCTTGACCCGCCTGGCCCTGGGGCACAACGCTTTGACCCAGCTGCAAGAGGGGGCCTTCCGTGCCCTGGGGGGCTTGCAGGACCTCCAGCTCCAAGGGAACCAGCTCCGGCGCCTGCCCTCCGGAGCCTTCCAGGGCCTGCAGGACCTCCAGGATCTGGACCTGTCCGACAACCACCTGGAGGCCCTGCCCTGGGACCTTCTGGCAGGGCTGAAGGCATTGGAGATCCTGCGGCTGGAGAGGAACCGGCTTCAGACCGTGCCAGACGGCTTCTTCCCAGAGGAGAACACCTTTGTCTACGTCTACCTGGCTGAGAACCCCTGGAGCTGCAACTGCCGGCTGGCCTATCTGCAGGCCTGGATCCTGGACCACGACTATAGCATCTACACCCGAGTGCAAGTGGCCGAGAAGGAGGTCACCGAGAATGACCCCCAGAGTGTCAAGTGCCAGGCGCCCCCTAAAGAGAAGGGGAGACCCGTCATGCTCTTCAAGACTGCCTGCAGGAAACTGGGGGACAGTGAtgggggggaaggggaaaaggaggagagcccCCAAAGTACCCACAGCACCCCCTTGCCCCCCTTCCTACACTCCTCGGGTGCCCACCACGACATCAACCACACGTCCAACCACTCCCTCCACACACCTCCTGAGCACAGTCATGACTGCCACTCCGGCCACAACTGCCCCCACAACAGCCTCCCCGGCCCCAACTGTCCCCAGgcccaccaccaccatggcttCCCCTACATCCTCACCCAGTACACCAGCAGCAGCCACAACCGTTCCCACACTTGTGCCCAGCACCACTGCTCTGACCACGCGCGTTCACACAGCAGCTTCCACTGCCCCTTTGGCACCTGTCTCCAGAACTACGCAAGCTACACCCTTCTCTCAGGAAGCCACAACCATACCCTTCACCACTTTCATGCCCCCAACAGCCGCACCACCTCCAGCCACAACTCCAAGGGCAGCCTCAACTCTGAGCCCCACTGCCACCTTCAGGTCATCAACCACATGTGGGGACACCCCACCGGGCACCTCGGCTCCTGCCTCTGCCGGCCCCTCTACCATGTTGCCCTCTCCTGA